GTTAACTATAACATTTAATTTGCATTTAAAAAGTATTGATTTATCAATTTACCTTATTAATTGAAACCAAAGAGAGGTATATCACTGTTAATGATAAAATTGAATTATTTAAAATTCCAATTAAGAAATATAAATGGAATTAAACCATTAAAGAAAAAAGTTAGCAGCTTATTCTTGATCAACATATTTCTATTTATATAGTTTAACAAAAACCTTACATTTTCAATGTAAAAATAAAAATTTATTTTTTTATAAATATTTAAAGATTTAAACAATCACCCTAACATCTTCAATGTTATGCTCTAATTTTAAGCTATTTAAATTAATTAATTAACAAAATTAATATTAATAAAATAATAAATCATAATATATAACTTAATAAATAAATTTTTAAACTATTATTTTGAAATTCCTGTAAATATAAAGAATATGATTTAAGTTGATTATATAATATTTGTCTACCAAAAAATTCTCTTCATCCTTGATCAAAACTTTTATAAGAATATAATCCTAATTTTAATGGATAATTAATAATTCCTAATGTAGAGATTGTTGGTATAAATCATATAGAACCTATAAAATAAGTATAATTATATAAATATAATCCCTTATTTATAAAAAATAAACTAACATTTCTTATTAAATAACCAATAAAACCCCCTAATAAACAAACAATTAAAGTTAATAATTTTATTTCCAAAGGCAAACAAATTATTCTAGGATTCAAAAATATTAATCAACTTAATATACTCCCACCAATAATTGCTATAATTATTAAAAAAAAAATTCTAAATAATATAGTTCAACCCTTATCATTTAAAGGATGTAAACTTCTTCTATTAAAATCTCCAACTATTGAATAATAAACTAAACGAAAGGAATAACATACAGTTAAGCCTGTACTAAAAAAAAAAAGAAAAAAAGAAAAAATATTAACATATCTTAACATTACTATTTCTAAAATTAAATCCTTAGAATAAAATCCTGCTAAAAAAGGCATACCACATAAAGCTAAATTAGCTACATTTAAACAACTACATGTTAAAGGCATTCTTATTCTTAATCTTCCTATTATACGAATATCTTGAGAATTTTTTATATTATGAATAATTGAACCTGCACATATAAATAATAAAGCCTTAAATAATGCATGAGTTAATAAATGAAAAAAAGCTAATTTATAAAATCCTATTGATAGAATTCTTATTATTAACCCTAATTGACTTAATGTTGATAAAGCAATAATTTTTTTTAAATCAAATTCAAAATTAGCACCTAATCCTGCTATAAATATAGTTAAACCAGAAATTAATAATAAAAAAGGACTTATTCATCAATTTATTAATAATTCATTAAATCGAATTAATAAATATACCCCAGCCGTAACTAAAGTTGAAGAATGTACTAAAGCTGATACTGGAGTTGGAGCTGCTATAGCAGCAGGTAATCAAGAAGAAAAAGGAATTTGAGCACTTTTTGTTATAGCAGCTAATATAACTAACCCACCAATAATTATTATTTCAATATTATTTTTTATTAATTCTAAATAAAAAATATAATTTCATCTTCCATAATTCAATATTCAAGCAATTGCTAATAATAATGCCACATCTCCAATTCGATTAGATAGCGCAGTTAATATACCAGCATTATAAGATTTAACATTTTGAAAATAAATAACTAAACAATAAGAAACTAACCCTAATCCATCTCATCCTAATAAAATTCTAATTAAATTAGGACTAATAATTAATATTATTATTGATATAACAAATATTAAAACTAATAAAATAAATCGATTAATATTATAATCTTCTTCTATATATTGATTTCTATAGAAAATAACTAAAGAAGAAATTAATAAAACAAAAGATATAAATATTAATCTTATTCAATCAAATAAAAACGTTATAACAATAGATATAGATTGAAGACTTAAAATTTCTCATTCAATAAAATAAACTAAATCTTTTAATAAAAACTTTAATCTAATTAAAAATAAAGAAAATCTAATAAAAATTAAAACATAAAATCTAATTTTACAATAATTAATTAAATAATTCACGATCTAAAATGAATAATTCATATCATTGACACCACAAATCAATATTTTTTTTAAACTATTTAAATAAATTCATAATATACAAAAATTACTTTTTAAAATTAATAAATTTAAAGGTAATCAATGTAATATTAATAATAAAAATTCTCGAACAGACCCAACAGAAAAAAAATAAACTCCAGAATAAATTTTTCCATGTTGTCTATAAGCAAATAAATATAATGAATATGCAGCTCTAAAAAATGATAATAAAGATAATATAATTATAGAAACTCATGATCAAGCAACAATTCTATTTAATAAAGAAATTTCTCCTAATAAATTTAAAGTTGGAGGAGCAGCTATATTACCTGAACATAATAAAAATCACCATAAACTTAAAGTAGGTATAAAATTTAATAACCCCTTATTAATTAATAAACTACGACTTCCTATTCGTTCATAAGAAATATTTGCTAAACAAAATAATCCTGATGAACATAACCCATGAGCAATTATTAATGCATATGATCCTGTTAATCCTCAATAAGTCATAGTTAATAACCCTCTTAAAACAATTCCTATATGAGCTACTGATGAATATGCAATTAAAGCCTTTAAATCTGTTTGTCGTAAACAAACTAAACTAATTAATACTCCTCCTACTAAACTAATTCTAATTCATCAATAATTATATTTAACTCCAGAATTTTGTAACAATGAAAATATTCGTAAAAGACCATATCCCCCCAATTTTAATAAAATACCAGCTAAAATTATTGAACCAGAAACGGGAGCTTCAACATGAGCCTTAGGTAATCATAAATGAACTAAAAATATTGGTATTTTAACTAAAAAAGCAAAAATTATAGATAAATATAATAAATTTATATTTATAAATCTATAATTTAACAATAAAGTAAAAGATAAACTATTTAAAAAATATAAAGTATAAAAAATTCCAATTAATAAAGGTAAAGAAGCTAATAAAGTATAAAATAATAAATAAATTCCAGCTTGTAATCGCTCAGGTTGATATCCTCAACCTAAAATTAAAAATAAGGTAGGAATTAAACTTGCTTCAAAAAATAAATAAAATATAAATATTCTTATAGAACTAAAAGTTAATACTAATATTAATAATAAAAATAAAATTATAAAAATAAATAATTTTTCATAATTATTATAATAAAATACTTTTTCTCTTGCTATTAATATTAATGAACAAATTCAAAATCTTAATAAAATTAATCCATAAGAAATTATATCAATCCCAAAATAGTAAGAAATATAATTAAAATAATTTAAAGAACTTAAACTTAATATAAATATAAAACTTATTAAAAATAATAAATTTTGAACCGTTCAAAAAAAATTCTTAAAAAAAGATAAAAAAAATATAAATAATATTATAAAAATAAATTTTAACATTGTAAAATAGAAAATCTTTGAAAATAATCATTACCATGAGTTCGAATTATAGAAACTAAAATAGATAAACCTAAAACTCCTTCACAAACACAAAAAGTTAAAAAAAATATACTAAAATATAACTCATAATTTATAAAATTTAAATAAAAAAATAAAAAAATAAATAATCTTAAAACTATATATTCTAATCTTAATAAAGTTGATAATAAATGCTTTCGATTTGAAACAAATACTATACAACCAAATATAAATATAATTATAGATAAATAAAAAATTAAAAATATATTTGCCATTAAATATTAGTTTAAATAGTTTAACAAAAACATTAGTCTTGTAAACTAAAAATAAAAATTATTTTTTTTTAAACTTCAAGAAAAAAGAAATTTCTTTTTCATTAACTTCCAAAGCTAATATTTTTAATAAACTATTTCTTGATATTACAAAATTAATAATTATAATCATTTGCTTAATTATAAGATTTGTATTTATACAAATAAAACATCCTTTATCAATAGGATTAATATTATTAATTCAAACATTATTAACTTGTTTAATTACTGGAATTTATGTAAAAACATTTTGATTTTCATATACATTATTTTTAATTTTTTTAGGAGGAATATTAATTTTATTTATTTATGTAACATCTTTATCATCAAATGAAATATTTTCTATATCATTTAAATTAGTAATATTTAGAATTATAATATTATTTTTTATAAGAATAATATTTTTTTTAATTGATAAATCATTAATTGAACAATTTATAATAAATATAGAAATAGAAAATTTTTCAATAATAAATAACTTAATTAATGAAAATATTTTAATATTAAATAAAATATATAATTTCCCAACTAATCTAATTACTTTACTTTTAATTAATTACTTATTTCTAACTTTATTAGTAACAGTAAAAATTACAAAAAAATTTTATGGACCTTTACGTCCACTAAATTAATGTTTAAACCAATCCGAAAAACACACCCTTTAATTAGAATTGCTAATAATGCTTTAGTAGATTTACCTGCCCCATCAAATATTTCAGCATGATGAAATTTTGGTTCTTTATTAGGTTTATGTTTAATATTACAAATTTTAACTGGATTATTTTTAGCTATACATTATGCTGCAGATATTGAAACAGCCTTTAATAGTGTAAATCACATTTGTCGAGACGTAAATAATGGATGATTTTTACGAATTTGTCATGCAAATGGAGCTTCTTTTTTTTTTGCTTGTTTATTTATACATGTAGGTCGAGGAGTATATTATGAATCTTATTTATACCATATAACTTGAAATACAGGAGTAATTATTTTATTTTTAACAATAGCAACTGGATTCTTAGGATATGTATTACCTTGAGGACAAATATCTTTTTGAGGAGCTACTGTTATTACTAATTTACTATCAGCAGTTCCTTATTTAGGAATAGATTTAGTACAATGAATTTGAGGAGGATTTGCAGTAGATAACGCAACTTTAACACGATTTTTTACTTTTCATTTTATTTTTCCATTTATTATTTTAGCTTTAATAATAATTCATTTATTATTTTTACATCAAACAGGAT
This genomic window from Anopheles nili mitochondrion, complete genome contains:
- the ND5 gene encoding NADH dehydrogenase subunit 5 (TAA stop codon is completed by the addition of 3' A residues to the mRNA), whose product is MNYLINYCKISFYVLIFISFSLFLISLKFLLKDLVYFIEWEILSLQSMSIVMTFLFDWMSLMFMSFVLLISSLVIFYSNQYMEEDYNINRFILLVLMFVMSMMMLIISPNLISILLGWDGLGLVSYCLVIYFQNVKSYNAGMLTALSNRIGDVALLLAIAWMLNYGSWNYIFYLELMKNNIEMMIIGGLVMLAAMTKSAQIPFSSWLPAAMAAPTPVSALVHSSTLVTAGVYLLIRFNELLMNWWMSPFLLLISGLTMFMAGLGANFEFDLKKIIALSTLSQLGLMMSILSMGFYKLAFFHLLTHALFKALLFMCAGSIIHNMKNSQDIRMMGSLSMSMPLTCSCLNVANLALCGMPFLAGFYSKDLILEMVMLSYVNIFSFFLFFFSTGLTVCYSFRLVYYSMVGDFNSSSLHPLNDKGWTMLFSIFFLMIMAIIGGSMLSWLMFLNPSMICLPLEMKLLTLIVCLLGGFIGYLMSNVSLFFMNKGLYLYNYTYFMGSMWFMPTISTLGIINYPLKLGLYSYKSFDQGWSEFFGSQMLYNQLKSYSLYLQEFQNNSLKIYLLSYMLWFIILLMLILLIN
- the ND4 gene encoding NADH dehydrogenase subunit 4 (TAA stop codon is completed by the addition of 3' A residues to the mRNA), whose translation is MLKFIFMMLFMFFLSFFKNFFWTVQNLLFLMSFMFMLSLSSLNYFNYISYYFGIDMISYGLILLSFWICSLMLMASEKVFYYNNYEKLFIFMILFLLLMLVLTFSSMSMFMFYLFFEASLIPTLFLILGWGYQPERLQAGIYLLFYTLLASLPLLIGIFYTLYFLNSLSFTLLLNYSFMNMNLLYLSMIFAFLVKMPMFLVHLWLPKAHVEAPVSGSMILAGILLKLGGYGLLRMFSLLQNSGVKYNYWWISISLVGGVLISLVCLRQTDLKALIAYSSVAHMGIVLSGLLTMTYWGLTGSYALMIAHGLCSSGLFCLANISYERMGSRSLLINKGLLNFMPTLSLWWFLLCSGNMAAPPTLNLLGEISLLNSIVAWSWVSMIMLSLLSFFSAAYSLYLFAYSQHGKIYSGVYFFSVGSVREFLLLMLHWLPLNLLILKSNFCMLWI
- the ND4L gene encoding NADH dehydrogenase subunit 4L — protein: MANMFLIFYLSMIMFMFGCMVFVSNRKHLLSTLLSLEYMVLSLFIFLFFYLNFMNYELYFSMFFLTFCVCEGVLGLSILVSMIRTHGNDYFQSFSILQC
- the ND6 gene encoding NADH dehydrogenase subunit 6, which produces MTKLMIMIICLIMSFVFMQMKHPLSMGLMLLIQTLLTCLITGIYVKTFWFSYTLFLIFLGGMLILFIYVTSLSSNEMFSMSFKLVMFSIMMLFFMSMMFFLIDKSLIEQFMMNMEMENFSMMNNLINENILMLNKMYNFPTNLITLLLINYLFLTLLVTVKITKKFYGPLRPLN
- the CYTB gene encoding cytochrome b, whose product is MFKPIRKTHPLISIANNALVDLPAPSNISAWWNFGSLLGLCLMLQILTGLFLAMHYAADIETAFNSVNHICRDVNNGWFLRICHANGASFFFACLFMHVGRGVYYESYLYHMTWNTGVIILFLTMATGFLGYVLPWGQMSFWGATVITNLLSAVPYLGMDLVQWIWGGFAVDNATLTRFFTFHFIFPFIILALMMIHLLFLHQTGSNNPLGLNSNVDKIPFHPYFIYKDIFGFVVFLWILIAFIWKFNYLLMDPENFIPANPLVTPVHIQPEWYFLFAYAILRSIPNKLGGVIALVLSIAILLILPFTHSSKFRGLQFYPLNQILFWNMVIIASLLTWIGARPVEDPYILTGQILTVLYFAYFLINPLLAKLWDKLLN